A single window of Montipora capricornis isolate CH-2021 chromosome 14, ASM3666992v2, whole genome shotgun sequence DNA harbors:
- the LOC138031231 gene encoding uncharacterized protein → MSLKQSKDYQNYEATKAEKVKKKADDFMADARADGRWRSNREEELHREIETVSSEKAKGLFGDERERRAWLVAVKKSVEQSIQSQVRAALGTPPGEKRKKLHEKRLAEERQRRQLEINIDDRQRTAERRVYNYPCLRDDDGLLLQKRQQHLQKYATRRSMRFGDGNSVTPSRLAVDSDLYLDPLSSEFNKKFSIYTRAALENADRDRAHMSTSYKANVYKRSPGCVWLDNNGERHEIVGPFWPKDHLPRYSCQKHIHFIPDFVERLNTEGDNSNTGTMLLGNEHVLYPQVWRGNLTVYERQNKGEANHSLVVPAGCAPCLTFESRFECGNLKQAKRIGSFEYDLVVSSDLYTNRHMQWYYFRVQNMVPGVTYKFNIINLLKNDSLYNYGMKPLLYSEREAKDKGLGWKRAGSSISYYKTSLYKNLLLNREIVYHTLTFHMEFPHEGDTCYLAHCYPYSYTDLELYLRTLMDNRKTAQYVQREVLCKTIAGNNCYALTITSSQVPENEKLGVVISARVHPGETNASWMMKGMLDFLTSGHHIAEKLRRKFVFKLVPMLNPDGVIVGNYRTNLAARDLNRTYKDPKKESFPTVWHMKNMLEAFKKDHQVIIYCDLHGHSRKPNVFMYGCTADPKMASMSDFLEERLFPWMMSQKAPDKFSFSGCKFRVRKCKESTARVVMWRQMGIANSFTMEATFCGANFGDMEKGRHFHVGDFEEMGRHFCEVLLEYSEAKTGNRSEMTQAFVELACKMTRDILRQTLGNYHLKNLSDNESAFATRDEKSEEREGHRTDAPSEENQEVSNRSGDIGIKAFSPSGGKSVNFMDVRVEGALKKEDVEVELSVKSVHADSFNGCLKILESLNLVDCFDESDSSDSDSDGDDTDNNEDDLDPSGNPSERKRKKKKKKKKKPKSWWDTLSKPTGPFETSQSITTNEDSSSKQKRVKTNFGKFVNPYTNRSNGGIPIFSQERIQERAKKKEEQLYDGSQEAERKDFMVKYDDAEAPGSAPVFAVIDDTEMNFVTAQRRVAYYMLADKTHPSYGNATAYIRDKAPLPTPGHGVDMESYKFDYQTRDGFGFTIRIPGRKVKTTRGVDALERAKKQPLQSFEEARGRPRKSQVTPVYAFDLTDERVAFPDRGHFYGNDLEEDLDFMPRKGLSKPRHFRRAKTSSFDIDDLEKRRDFVRTRSEHGINIKVNKEVTSQTGSRRPRDERPMFEPSAPIPSYSHISSSRTIYKQR, encoded by the exons ATGTCTCTGAAACAATCGAAAGATTATCAGAATTATGAGGCGACAAAGGCTGAAAAAGTTAAGAAAAAAGCCGACGACTTTATGGCTGATGCACGGGCTGATGGCCGTTGGAGATCTAACCGGGAAGAAGAATTACATCGTGAGATTGAAACTGTGTCGTCAGAAAAAGCTAAGGGTTTGTTTGGAGATGAGAGAGAAAGGCGAGCTTGGCTCGTGGCGGTCAAAAAGTCCGTGGAACAAAGTATTCAATCGCAAGTTCGCGCGGCGTTAGGAACCCCGCCTGGAGAGAAGCGAAAGAAACTCCATGAGAAAAGATTAGCCGAAGAAAGGCAAAGACGACAATTAGAGATCAACATTGACGACAGACAACGCACTGCAGAACGCCGTGTTTATAACTATCCTTGTTTGCGTGATGACGATGGGCTGCTTCTTCAAAAACGtcaacaacatttgcaaaaGTACGCTACAAGACGGTCGATGAGATTTGGTGACGGGAATTCAGTGACACCAAGTCGATTAGCCGTGGACTCCGACCTGTATTTAGATCCCCTTTCCAGTGAATTTAACAAAAAGTTTAGTATTTATACGCGTGCTGCCTTAGAAAATGCAGATCGTGACAGAGCACATATGAGTACAAGTTACAAAGCAAATGTTTACAAACGCTCACCAGGTTGTGTATGGCTCGACAACAATGGCGAACGGCATGAAATCGTGGGACCATTTTGGCCAAAAGACCACTTGCCGCGTTATTCATGTCAGAAACACATTCACTTTATTCCAGACTTTGTTGAACGGTTGAACACGGAAG GGGACAACTCAAACACTGGAACCATGTTATTGGGGAATGAGCATGTCTTATATCCTCAAGTGTGGAGAGGAAACCTCACAGTTTACGAGAGACAGAATAAGGGGGAG GCAAATCACAGCCTTGTTGTGCCTGCTGGTTGTGCTCCTTGTCTGACATTTGAATCTCGTTTTGAGTGTGGAAACTTAAAGCAAGCCAAACGCAT TGGCAGTTTTGAGTACGACCTGGTGGTGAGTTCTGATCTTTACACCAATCGACACATGCAATG GTATTATTTTCGAGTTCAAAATATGGTCCCTGGTGTCACTTACAAGTTTAACATCATTAATCTGCTCAAGAATGACAGCTTATACAATTATG GAATGAAGCCTCTGCTTTACTCAGAACGCGAGGCAAAGGACAAAGGACTGGGATGGAAAAGAGCTGGATCAAGTATTAGTTATTACAAGACATCGTTGTACAAAAATCTTTTACTGAATCGCGAAATCGTCTACCACACGCTCACGTTTCACATG GAATTCCCGCACGAGGGTGACACGTGTTATCTTGCACATTGTTATCCATATTCATACACTGACCTTGAGTTATACTTGCGAACACTAATGGACAATCGGAAGACAGCTCAGTATGTCCAGAGAGAG GTGTTGTGTAAGACCATAGCTGGCAATAATTGCTATGCATTAACTATCACTTCTTCCCAAG TACCGGAAAATGAGAAGCTGGGTGTCGTTATCAGCGCCAGAGTTCACCCTGGGGAAACTAATGCCAGTTGGATGATGAAAGGAATGCTGGACTTCCTGACAAGCGGACATCATATTGCAGAG AAACTTCGACGCAAGTTTGTGTTCAAATTAGTTCCAATGTTGAATCCCGATGGTGTGATTGTGGGAAACTACAGAACGAACCTTGCTGCTAGAGACTTGAACAGAACATACAAAGACCCAAAGAAG GAAAGTTTTCCAACCGTATGGCACATGAAGAACATGTTGGAAGCTTTCAAAAAAGATCACCAG gtcatcatttactgtGATTTACACGGTCACAGTCGAAAACCCAATGTCTTCATGTACGGGTGCACGGCAGATCCCAAGATGGCGTCCATGAGTGACTTCTTAGAAGAGCGATTGTTCCCATGGATGATGTCACAAAAG GCTCCCGATAAGTTCTCGTTCAGTGGATGTAAGTTTCGAGTACGCAAGTGCAAGGAATCAACTGCGCGCGTGGTGATGTGGCGGCAAATGGGAATCGCCAATAGCTTCACCATGGAGGCTACTTTCTGTGGCGCAAACTTTGGTGACAT GGAGAAAGGAAGACACTTTCATGTGGGTGACTTTGAGGAGATGGGTCGCCATTTCTGTGAGGTGTTGTTGGAATACTCTGAAGCAAAGACAGGCAATCG GAGCGAAATGACCCAGGCGTTTGTCGAATTAGCCTGTAAGATGACACGCGATATTCTGCGACAAACGCTGGGAAATTATCACCTCAAGAATCTCTCAGACAACGAGTCAGCCTTCGCAACGAGAGACGAAAAATCAGAGGAGCGCGAAGGTCACAGAACCGATGCTCCATCTGAAGAAAACCAAGAAGTCAGCAACAGATCTGGCGACATTGGCATCAAAGCCTTTTCCCCCTCCGGTGGTAAATCGGTGAATTTTATGGATGTGCGTGTCGAAGGCGCGTTAAAGAAAGAAGACGTTGAAGTGGAGCTTTCTGTGAAAAGTGTACATGCCGACTCCTTCAATGGCTGCCTTAAAATACTGGAGAGCTTAAATCTCGTGGACTGCTTCGACGAATCAGA TTCCAGTGACTCAGATAGTGATGGTGATGACACGGACAACAACGAAGATGACCTGGATCCAAGTGGTAACCCG AgcgaaagaaagagaaagaaaaagaagaagaaaaagaaaaaacctaaaTCCTGGTGGGACACGTTGTCG AAGCCAACCGGACCTTTTGAAACTAGCCAAAGTATCACGACGAACGAAGATTCTTCAAGCAAACAG aaaaGGGTGAAAACCAACTTTGGCAAGTTTGTGAATCCATATACCAATCGCTCAAACGGAGGAATACCTATCTTTTCTCAGGAGAGAATTCAGGAGAGAGCTAAGAAG aaagaGGAGCAGCTGTATGATGGATCACAGGAGGCCGAAAGGAAAGATTTTATGGTGAAG taCGACGATGCGGAGGCACCAGGATCGGCTCCAGTTTTCGCTGTTATAGATGACACGGAAATGAACTTTGTTACAGCTCAGAGACGTGTGGCGTATTACATGCTTGCTGACAAGACTCATCCAagctacggcaatgcaaccgcTTATATCCGAGATAAAGCCCCACTTCCCACCCCCGGACATGGTGTTGACATGGAATCTTATAAATTTGACTACCAAACGAGGGATGGGTTCGGCTTCACCATTCGCATCCCTGGGAGGAAAGTGAAGACGACGCGTGGCGTCGACGCGTTGGAGCGCGCGAAAAAACAGCCACTTCAATCGTTTGAGGAGGCGCGAGGCAGGCCAAGGAAAAGCCAGGTTACCCCGGTTTACGCCTTTGACTTGACAGACGAGCGTGTAGCATTCCCGGATCGAGGGCATTTCTATGGAAACGATTTGGAAGAAGACCTCGATTTCATGCCGCGAAAAGGCCTATCAAAACCTAGACACTTCAGAAGAGCGAAGACTAGTTCGTTTGACATCGATGATTTagagaagagaagagatttCGTGCGCACGCGCAGTGAACATGGGATAAATATCAAGGTTAATAAAGAGGTGACGTCACAGACTGGAAGTCGCAGACCCAGAGATGAGCGTCCTATGTTTGAACCCTCAGCTCCGATCCCATCTTACTCGCACATATCGTCGTCGCGCACAATTTATAAGCAGAGGTGA